The proteins below are encoded in one region of Qipengyuania sp. HL-TH1:
- a CDS encoding DUF2274 domain-containing protein, producing MTRLKLSDITDVKPVKLPIEISARLHSDLVAYGVVLNGGNERDAPPPEQLIAPMLERFVATDRDFAKARRAAKRAEV from the coding sequence GTGACCCGGCTCAAACTCTCCGACATTACCGACGTCAAACCAGTCAAACTGCCGATCGAGATTTCTGCGCGCTTGCATAGTGACCTTGTCGCGTATGGTGTCGTGTTGAATGGGGGGAACGAAAGGGATGCTCCTCCACCGGAGCAACTCATTGCGCCCATGCTCGAGCGTTTCGTGGCTACCGACCGTGACTTTGCGAAGGCACGTCGTGCCGCAAAGCGAGCAGAGGTTTAG
- a CDS encoding site-specific integrase has translation MASPKSILITKRLLDATAPRSRRYEIWDSQISGFGVRVGPSGIKTFVVRYRAEGGGRSAPKRFVSIGRFGALTVEQARKRAKEVLAAAALGADPAAERNAKRLELKIAGLVDLYEEEGCYIQRGLRQGEPMKPLTKKHTIGRLRHHVVRLLGHKRINELTAGDIERFFRDVEQGKSRKDQKIGHRKRIVVRGGPGAARKAFRDLSAMYSFAVRRGLVDSNPCEKAVVKKTDGRRTRFLSLAEIRKLGEACDKLEEEGFNPKALNITRMWILTGCRRQEIVELKWDEVDFERGLLVLADSKTGQSTRPLSGAALGLIRTISRNDDSKYVFPADSGEGYFQGTKKLWPKIVAKAGLKNVTPHTLRHTMGAIATSSGEALAMTGAILGHANMRSTMIYAHIDYDPAKEAADRVGATLSAALGRSVEPASERSPKTIG, from the coding sequence ATGGCGAGTCCCAAGTCGATTTTGATCACAAAGCGTTTGCTTGATGCGACGGCGCCAAGATCTAGGCGCTATGAGATCTGGGACAGTCAGATTTCGGGTTTCGGGGTGCGAGTAGGCCCAAGCGGGATCAAGACTTTCGTTGTTCGCTACCGGGCCGAAGGCGGCGGCCGCTCGGCACCCAAACGCTTCGTGTCGATCGGTCGATTTGGTGCGCTGACTGTCGAGCAGGCACGAAAGCGCGCCAAGGAGGTTCTTGCAGCAGCAGCTCTTGGTGCCGACCCTGCGGCCGAACGCAATGCCAAGCGCCTTGAACTGAAGATCGCCGGGCTGGTCGATCTCTATGAAGAAGAAGGATGCTATATCCAGCGCGGGCTACGGCAGGGCGAGCCGATGAAACCTTTGACCAAGAAACACACGATTGGTCGCTTGCGTCATCACGTGGTTCGCCTGCTCGGTCATAAGCGGATCAACGAACTGACCGCTGGCGATATCGAACGTTTCTTCCGCGATGTCGAGCAGGGCAAGTCACGTAAGGACCAGAAGATCGGCCACCGAAAACGTATTGTCGTGCGCGGCGGTCCCGGTGCTGCCCGAAAAGCATTTCGGGACCTTTCCGCCATGTACAGCTTCGCAGTCCGACGAGGACTGGTCGATTCGAACCCTTGCGAGAAAGCCGTGGTCAAGAAAACCGACGGTCGAAGGACGCGTTTTCTGTCACTCGCCGAAATCAGGAAGCTCGGCGAAGCTTGTGACAAGCTAGAGGAAGAGGGCTTTAATCCGAAGGCTCTCAACATCACCCGCATGTGGATCCTGACCGGCTGTCGACGCCAGGAGATCGTCGAGCTTAAATGGGACGAAGTAGACTTCGAGCGTGGATTGCTGGTGCTGGCCGACAGCAAGACCGGGCAATCGACCCGGCCACTTTCAGGGGCGGCACTCGGATTGATCAGGACGATCTCAAGAAACGATGACAGCAAATATGTATTCCCGGCGGACTCCGGGGAAGGCTACTTTCAGGGAACCAAAAAACTATGGCCAAAGATCGTTGCCAAGGCCGGTCTCAAGAACGTGACGCCGCACACACTGCGCCATACCATGGGTGCCATCGCCACTTCGAGTGGCGAAGCCCTCGCTATGACTGGCGCTATCCTCGGCCACGCCAATATGCGCTCGACCATGATTTATGCCCACATCGATTATGATCCGGCCAAAGAGGCCGCCGACCGGGTAGGCGCTACTCTCTCAGCGGCGCTGGGCAGATCAGTGGAGCCCGCCAGCGAACGATCGCCAAAGACAATTGGCTGA
- a CDS encoding zinc-dependent alcohol dehydrogenase: protein MRALVWNGTNDIRCETVDDPRIEDPRDCILKVSSTAICGSDLHLMDGVVPKMKQGDILGHEFMGEVVEVGADVKRLKVGDRVVVPFTISCGECWFCQREMYSLCDTTNRTAENARAAMGHAPAGLFGYSHLTGGYSGGQAEYVRVPHADVGPIKLENDLPDDKVLFLSDIFPTGWMAAENAIGNEKGKTVAVWGAGPVGQFAVRSAWMMGAERVIVIDRLPERLALAASYGKAETIDYSQTDVKEALDEMTGGRGPDAGIDAVGAEAHGHGVLGDIKDKVELHTTGMSDQPFALQEMVMSVRKGGTLSVPGVYADKVTFPIGPFMNKGLTMKSGQTHMQRYLAPLLKRVEAGEIDLSEIITHRGDLKDGPDFYKTFRDKHDGCIKCVMKPEEL, encoded by the coding sequence ATGCGCGCATTAGTCTGGAACGGAACGAACGACATCCGCTGCGAAACGGTCGACGATCCTCGCATCGAGGATCCCCGGGACTGCATTCTCAAGGTCAGTTCGACCGCGATCTGCGGCTCCGACCTGCATCTGATGGATGGTGTCGTTCCCAAGATGAAACAGGGCGATATCCTGGGCCACGAATTCATGGGCGAAGTCGTCGAGGTCGGTGCGGATGTCAAAAGGTTGAAGGTCGGCGACCGGGTGGTGGTGCCCTTCACCATATCCTGCGGCGAATGCTGGTTCTGCCAGCGCGAAATGTATTCTCTGTGCGATACGACCAATCGCACCGCGGAAAACGCGCGCGCGGCCATGGGCCACGCTCCTGCCGGACTTTTCGGCTATTCCCATCTGACCGGTGGCTATTCCGGCGGTCAGGCAGAATATGTCAGGGTGCCCCACGCCGATGTCGGTCCGATCAAGCTGGAAAACGACCTGCCGGACGACAAGGTGCTGTTCCTGTCCGACATCTTTCCGACTGGCTGGATGGCGGCGGAAAACGCCATCGGCAATGAAAAGGGCAAAACCGTTGCGGTGTGGGGAGCAGGACCGGTCGGCCAGTTCGCAGTGCGCAGCGCGTGGATGATGGGAGCGGAACGGGTCATCGTGATCGACCGGCTGCCTGAAAGGCTGGCACTCGCCGCGAGCTACGGCAAAGCCGAAACCATCGATTACAGCCAGACCGACGTCAAGGAGGCGCTAGACGAGATGACGGGTGGCCGGGGACCGGATGCAGGCATCGACGCGGTCGGCGCTGAGGCCCACGGGCACGGCGTGCTGGGCGATATCAAGGACAAGGTCGAGCTGCACACCACCGGCATGTCCGACCAGCCGTTTGCGCTGCAGGAAATGGTCATGTCGGTGCGCAAGGGCGGGACGCTGTCCGTCCCCGGCGTCTATGCCGATAAGGTGACGTTCCCGATCGGGCCTTTCATGAACAAGGGGCTCACCATGAAATCGGGACAGACACACATGCAACGCTATCTCGCGCCGCTGCTTAAGCGGGTGGAAGCCGGTGAGATCGACCTGTCGGAAATCATCACCCATCGCGGCGACCTCAAGGACGGCCCGGATTTCTACAAGACCTTCCGCGACAAGCACGATGGCTGCATCAAATGCGTGATGAAACCGGAGGAGCTATGA